The following proteins are encoded in a genomic region of Neomonachus schauinslandi chromosome 7, ASM220157v2, whole genome shotgun sequence:
- the CCNB1 gene encoding G2/mitotic-specific cyclin-B1 isoform X1 gives MALRVTRNTKVNVENKAKISMAGAKRVPLATTAASKPGLRPRTALGDIGNKVSEQPQAKLPLKKEAKTLVPGKVIAKKIPKPLEKAPEPVPEPVPEPEPEPEPIKEEKLSPEPILVDTPSPSPMETSGCAPAEEYLCQAFSDVILAVNDVDAEDGADPNLCSEYVKDIYAYLRQLEEEQAVRPKYLLGREVTGNMRAILIDWLVQVQMKFRLLQETMYMTVSIIDRFMQNNCVPKKMLQLVGVTAMFIASKYEEMYPPEIGDFAFVTDNTYTKHQIRQMEMKILRSLNFGLGRPLPLHFLRRASKIGEVDVEQHTLAKYLMELTMLDYDMVHFPPSQIAAGAFCLALKILDNGEWTPTLQHYLSYTEESLLNVMQHLAKNIVMVNRGLTKHMTIKNKYATSKHAKISTLAQLNSALVQDLAKAVAKV, from the exons ATGGCGCTCCGGGTCACCAGG AACACAAAAGTTAATGTTGAGAATAAGGCGAAGATCAGTATGGCAGGCGCAAAGCGCGTGCCTCTGGCCACGACTGCGGCCTCCAAACCCGGGCTGAGGCCAAGAACGGCTCTCGGAGACATTGGTAACAAAGTCAGCGAACAACCACAGGCCAAACTGCCTCTGAAAAAG GAAGCAAAAACTTTGGTTCCTGGAAAAGTTATTGCTAAAAAAATACCTAAACCTCTGGAAAAGGCACCCGAGCCTGTGCCTGAGCCTGTGCCAGAACCAGAGCCAGAACCTGAGcctattaaagaagaaaaactgtcgCCTGAGCCTATTTTG GTTGATACTCCCTCTCCAAGCCCAATGGAAACATCTGGATGTGCCCCTGCAGAAGAATATCTGTGTCAGGCATTCTCTGATGTAATTCTTGCAGTGAATGATGTGGATGCAGAAGATGGAGCTGATCCAAACCTTTGCAGTGAATATGTGAAAGATATTTATGCTTATCTGAGACAACTTGAG GAAGAGCAAGCAGTCAGACCAAAATACCTACTGGGTCGTGAAGTCACTGGAAACATGAGAGCCATCCTTATTGACTGGCTAGTACAGGTTCAAATGAAATTCAGGTTACTGCAGGAGACCATGTACATGACTGTTTCCATTATTGATCGGTTCATGCAG AATAATTGTGTGCCCAAGAAGATGCTGCAGCTGGTTGGTGTCACTGCCATGTTTATTGCAAGCAAATATGAAGAAATGTACCCTCCAGAAATTGGTGACTTTGCCTTTGTGACTGACAACACTTACACTAAACACCAAATCAGACAGATGGAAATGAAGATTCTAAGATCTTTAAATTTTGGTTTGGGCCGCCCTCTACCCCTGCATTTCCTTCGGAGAGCATCTAAGATTGGAGAG GTTGATGTTGAACAACATACTTTGGCCAAATACCTGATGGAACTAACTATGTTGGACTACGATATGGTGCACTTTCCTCCTTCTCAGATTGCAGCAGGAGCTTTTTGCTTAGCACTGAAAATTCTTGATAACGGTGAATGG ACACCAACTCTACAGCATTATCTCTCATACACTGAAGAATCCCTTCTAAATGTTATGCAACACCTTGCTAAGAATATAGTCATGGTGAATCGTGGGCTTACAAAGCACATG ACTATCAAGAACAAGTATGCCACATCTAAGCATGCTAAGATCAGCACTCTGGCACAGCTAAATTCTGCACTAGTTCAAGATTTAGCCAAGGCTGTGGCAAAGGTGTAA
- the CCNB1 gene encoding G2/mitotic-specific cyclin-B1 isoform X2 produces the protein MALRVTRNTKVNVENKAKISMAGAKRVPLATTAASKPGLRPRTALGDIGNKVSEQPQAKLPLKKEAKTLVPGKVIAKKIPKPLEKAPEPVPEPVPEPEPEPEPIKEEKLSPEPILVDTPSPSPMETSGCAPAEEYLCQAFSDVILAVNDVDAEDGADPNLCSEYVKDIYAYLRQLEEEQAVRPKYLLGREVTGNMRAILIDWLVQVQMKFRLLQETMYMTVSIIDRFMQNNCVPKKMLQLVGVTAMFIASKYEEMYPPEIGDFAFVTDNTYTKHQIRQMEMKILRSLNFGLGRPLPLHFLRRASKIGEVDVEQHTLAKYLMELTMLDYDMVHFPPSQIAAGAFCLALKILDNGEWTIKNKYATSKHAKISTLAQLNSALVQDLAKAVAKV, from the exons ATGGCGCTCCGGGTCACCAGG AACACAAAAGTTAATGTTGAGAATAAGGCGAAGATCAGTATGGCAGGCGCAAAGCGCGTGCCTCTGGCCACGACTGCGGCCTCCAAACCCGGGCTGAGGCCAAGAACGGCTCTCGGAGACATTGGTAACAAAGTCAGCGAACAACCACAGGCCAAACTGCCTCTGAAAAAG GAAGCAAAAACTTTGGTTCCTGGAAAAGTTATTGCTAAAAAAATACCTAAACCTCTGGAAAAGGCACCCGAGCCTGTGCCTGAGCCTGTGCCAGAACCAGAGCCAGAACCTGAGcctattaaagaagaaaaactgtcgCCTGAGCCTATTTTG GTTGATACTCCCTCTCCAAGCCCAATGGAAACATCTGGATGTGCCCCTGCAGAAGAATATCTGTGTCAGGCATTCTCTGATGTAATTCTTGCAGTGAATGATGTGGATGCAGAAGATGGAGCTGATCCAAACCTTTGCAGTGAATATGTGAAAGATATTTATGCTTATCTGAGACAACTTGAG GAAGAGCAAGCAGTCAGACCAAAATACCTACTGGGTCGTGAAGTCACTGGAAACATGAGAGCCATCCTTATTGACTGGCTAGTACAGGTTCAAATGAAATTCAGGTTACTGCAGGAGACCATGTACATGACTGTTTCCATTATTGATCGGTTCATGCAG AATAATTGTGTGCCCAAGAAGATGCTGCAGCTGGTTGGTGTCACTGCCATGTTTATTGCAAGCAAATATGAAGAAATGTACCCTCCAGAAATTGGTGACTTTGCCTTTGTGACTGACAACACTTACACTAAACACCAAATCAGACAGATGGAAATGAAGATTCTAAGATCTTTAAATTTTGGTTTGGGCCGCCCTCTACCCCTGCATTTCCTTCGGAGAGCATCTAAGATTGGAGAG GTTGATGTTGAACAACATACTTTGGCCAAATACCTGATGGAACTAACTATGTTGGACTACGATATGGTGCACTTTCCTCCTTCTCAGATTGCAGCAGGAGCTTTTTGCTTAGCACTGAAAATTCTTGATAACGGTGAATGG ACTATCAAGAACAAGTATGCCACATCTAAGCATGCTAAGATCAGCACTCTGGCACAGCTAAATTCTGCACTAGTTCAAGATTTAGCCAAGGCTGTGGCAAAGGTGTAA
- the CCNB1 gene encoding G2/mitotic-specific cyclin-B1 isoform X3 yields MALRVTRNTKVNVENKAKISMAGAKRVPLATTAASKPGLRPRTALGDIGNKVSEQPQAKLPLKKEAKTLVPGKVIAKKIPKPLEKAPEPVPEPVPEPEPEPEPIKEEKLSPEPILVDTPSPSPMETSGCAPAEEYLCQAFSDVILAVNDVDAEDGADPNLCSEYVKDIYAYLRQLENNCVPKKMLQLVGVTAMFIASKYEEMYPPEIGDFAFVTDNTYTKHQIRQMEMKILRSLNFGLGRPLPLHFLRRASKIGEVDVEQHTLAKYLMELTMLDYDMVHFPPSQIAAGAFCLALKILDNGEWTPTLQHYLSYTEESLLNVMQHLAKNIVMVNRGLTKHMTIKNKYATSKHAKISTLAQLNSALVQDLAKAVAKV; encoded by the exons ATGGCGCTCCGGGTCACCAGG AACACAAAAGTTAATGTTGAGAATAAGGCGAAGATCAGTATGGCAGGCGCAAAGCGCGTGCCTCTGGCCACGACTGCGGCCTCCAAACCCGGGCTGAGGCCAAGAACGGCTCTCGGAGACATTGGTAACAAAGTCAGCGAACAACCACAGGCCAAACTGCCTCTGAAAAAG GAAGCAAAAACTTTGGTTCCTGGAAAAGTTATTGCTAAAAAAATACCTAAACCTCTGGAAAAGGCACCCGAGCCTGTGCCTGAGCCTGTGCCAGAACCAGAGCCAGAACCTGAGcctattaaagaagaaaaactgtcgCCTGAGCCTATTTTG GTTGATACTCCCTCTCCAAGCCCAATGGAAACATCTGGATGTGCCCCTGCAGAAGAATATCTGTGTCAGGCATTCTCTGATGTAATTCTTGCAGTGAATGATGTGGATGCAGAAGATGGAGCTGATCCAAACCTTTGCAGTGAATATGTGAAAGATATTTATGCTTATCTGAGACAACTTGAG AATAATTGTGTGCCCAAGAAGATGCTGCAGCTGGTTGGTGTCACTGCCATGTTTATTGCAAGCAAATATGAAGAAATGTACCCTCCAGAAATTGGTGACTTTGCCTTTGTGACTGACAACACTTACACTAAACACCAAATCAGACAGATGGAAATGAAGATTCTAAGATCTTTAAATTTTGGTTTGGGCCGCCCTCTACCCCTGCATTTCCTTCGGAGAGCATCTAAGATTGGAGAG GTTGATGTTGAACAACATACTTTGGCCAAATACCTGATGGAACTAACTATGTTGGACTACGATATGGTGCACTTTCCTCCTTCTCAGATTGCAGCAGGAGCTTTTTGCTTAGCACTGAAAATTCTTGATAACGGTGAATGG ACACCAACTCTACAGCATTATCTCTCATACACTGAAGAATCCCTTCTAAATGTTATGCAACACCTTGCTAAGAATATAGTCATGGTGAATCGTGGGCTTACAAAGCACATG ACTATCAAGAACAAGTATGCCACATCTAAGCATGCTAAGATCAGCACTCTGGCACAGCTAAATTCTGCACTAGTTCAAGATTTAGCCAAGGCTGTGGCAAAGGTGTAA